ATCAATCTGCACTTCGGTAAACCATGTTGTCTGCCACGGCATACCAAGTGAGAAAGTATTAGATAACGGGGATATATTAAATATTGATGTTACAGTGATTATGGATGGTTGGCACGGTGATACAAACAGAATGTATTATGTCGGAGACAAAGTTCCTATAAAAGCAACCAGGCTGTGTCAAATTACCTATGAAGCAATGATGCTCGGTATAGAGCAGGTAAAACCGGGGGTAAAACTTAATGAGATCGGCAGAGCCATTCAAACTTATGCCGAGAAAAACGGTTTTTCGGTAGTAAGAGACTTCTGCGGGCATGGAATCGGACAAAAATTTCATACTGCTCCTAATGTATTGCACTATTATGACAAAACGGAGGATCTGGTATTAGAAGAGGGAATGTTTTTTACAGTTGAGCCTATGATTAATGCAGGAAAATATGAAACTAAAGTTTTAGGCGACGGTTGGACGGCAGTTACAAAAGATCGGTCACTTTCCGCGCAATTTGAGCATACTATTGCAGTTACAAGAGACGGATTTGAAATATTCACCACCTCTCCGAAATCTTATATATTGCCGCCTTATAAGTGAGGTTTTACCTGTGCTTCAGAAGTTCTTATTTCCTTGCTTCTTTGAAGTCGCTATGCTAACATAAATCCTCATAAAATAAT
This genomic window from Candidatus Jidaibacter acanthamoeba contains:
- the map gene encoding type I methionyl aminopeptidase; translation: MSKSREIKIHSKEEFEKMRIAGKSAAEVLDFITPYIKPGVTTLELNDLCHNKIIEMGGIPAPLNYKGFPKSICTSVNHVVCHGIPSEKVLDNGDILNIDVTVIMDGWHGDTNRMYYVGDKVPIKATRLCQITYEAMMLGIEQVKPGVKLNEIGRAIQTYAEKNGFSVVRDFCGHGIGQKFHTAPNVLHYYDKTEDLVLEEGMFFTVEPMINAGKYETKVLGDGWTAVTKDRSLSAQFEHTIAVTRDGFEIFTTSPKSYILPPYK